The following are from one region of the Nicotiana tabacum cultivar K326 chromosome 3, ASM71507v2, whole genome shotgun sequence genome:
- the LOC107829106 gene encoding uncharacterized protein LOC107829106 isoform X2 has protein sequence MFRRKLCPTSQANDSASRDAKISQLRAALGPLCGRSLQFCTDACLRRYLEARNWKLDKAKKMLEDTLKWRSTYNPEEIRWVVKYLIDAKTFAKIKFVYPNNKESTELMKIFFDAENLPREFGEKATLNYDHEEFSRLMAKKMLKLLNFGALTICHPIQMAMDAPKQQK, from the exons ATGTTTCGGAGAAAGCTTTGCCCCACGAGTCAGGCAAATGATTCTGCTAGCCGTGATGCAAAG ATTAGCCAGTTAAGGGCTGCTCTTGGACCTCTATGTGGACGTAGCTTACAGTTCTGCACCGATGCGTGTCTGAGGCGATACTTAGAAGCACGAAACTGGAAACTTGACAAGGCAAAGAAAATGCTTGAAGACACTCTCAAGTGGAGATCTACCTATAACCCTGAAGAAATTCGATGG GTTGTAAAATATTTAATTGATGCAAAAACATTTGCGAAGATAAAGTTTGTGTATCCGAATAACAAAGAGAGCACGGAGTTGATGAAGATATTTTTCGATGCTGAGAATCTTCCAAGAGAATTTGGGGAGAAAGCTACATTGAATTACGATCATGAAGAATTTTCAAGATTGATGGCTAAGAAGATGTTAAAACTGCTAAATTTTGGGGCTTTGACGATTTGCCATCCCATACAAATGGCAATGGACGCTCCAAAGCAGCAGAAGTAA
- the LOC107829108 gene encoding uncharacterized protein LOC107829108, with protein MASLNYEIFDVGNSTFNPPYEYCDENYPWQNYQNIPESELCAPTQSYVWNVCDMCGGQDGHFHGCAYISYLPPTPYYDDSTFSCEDNRNKEPREADLKKIEDMLKCIIEQQSKIQLQVERQDETVRNLEAQVSQLVEAFNAQYVNIMDSSREQFALETEIEVPMEGSKVELQHSNHIDFEDADVVEEILESTKDIEDTYLVDSIVISVENVDCPNVHVVERIGPHSKHFSTLCLDDDMKIESSEPLEESRNEEQSAYILEFFFPKSRDYTPHIKAKKCRILHYFIGPVRFVPPPHDRNHKFESKLGVQFINSRWRQKVIRIVSRR; from the coding sequence atgGCATCATTGAATTATGAaatttttgatgttggtaattctacttttaatcctccttaCGAATATTGTGATGAAAACTACccttggcaaaattatcaaaatattcccgagagcgagttatgtgcaccaactcaatcttatgtgtggaatgtgtgtgatatgtgtggtggtcaagatggtcactttcatggttgtgcttatatttcttatcttcccccaaccccttattatgatgATTCTACGTTTTCTTGTGAGGATAACAGGAACAAAGAACCTAGGGAAGCTGACCTAAAGAAGATcgaagatatgttaaagtgcatTATAGAACAACAAAGTAAAATACAGCTGCAGGTAGAAAGGCAAGATGAAACTGTTCGCAACTTagaggctcaagtgagtcaactagttgaagcttttaatgctcaaTATGTCAATATTATGGATAGTAGCCGGGAGCAATTTGCATTAGAGACGGAAATTGAGGTGCCAATGGAGGGATCCAAAGTAGAACTCCAACACTCTAACCATATAgattttgaggatgccgatgtcgtagaggagatactagagtcaaccaaggatattgaggatacatatttagttgactctattgtcattagtgttgagaatgtagactgtcccaatgttcatgtagttgagcgcattggtcctcactccaagcatttttccacattgtgtttagatgatgatatgaaaatagagtcgtccgagccacttgaagagtcaaggaatgaggaacaaagtgcttacattctggaattcttctttCCAAAAAGTCGGGATTACACACCTCAtataaaggccaagaagtgcagaatactacattattttattgggccAGTCAGATTTGTTCCACCGCCCCATGACCGTAATCATAAGtttgaatcaaaacttggggttcaattcataaactcgaggtggaggcaaaaagtgatccgcatcgtgtcgcgacgttaa
- the LOC107829106 gene encoding CRAL-TRIO domain-containing protein C23B6.04c-like isoform X1 — protein MRPGKQNTSPEGNIRHLVYLLENAIFNLPEGQEQMSWLIDFNICSLNTNISVKTARDVIYLLHPERVAIVVLYSPPRFFEAFWKVVKYLIDAKTFAKIKFVYPNNKESTELMKIFFDAENLPREFGEKATLNYDHEEFSRLMAKKMLKLLNFGALTICHPIQMAMDAPKQQK, from the exons ATGAGACCTGGGAAACAG AATACATCTCCAGAAGGTAACATTCGTCATCTAGTCTATCTGTTGGAGAATGCTATCTTTAACCTACCAGAAGGCCAAGAACAAATGTCTTGGTTGATTGACTTCAACATATGCTCATTAAACACCAACATTTCCGTTAAAACTGCTCGTGATGTCATTTACCTTTTGCACCCCGAGAGGGTTGCTATAGTTGTTCTTTATAGTCCGCCTAGATTTTTCGAGGCATTTTGGAAG GTTGTAAAATATTTAATTGATGCAAAAACATTTGCGAAGATAAAGTTTGTGTATCCGAATAACAAAGAGAGCACGGAGTTGATGAAGATATTTTTCGATGCTGAGAATCTTCCAAGAGAATTTGGGGAGAAAGCTACATTGAATTACGATCATGAAGAATTTTCAAGATTGATGGCTAAGAAGATGTTAAAACTGCTAAATTTTGGGGCTTTGACGATTTGCCATCCCATACAAATGGCAATGGACGCTCCAAAGCAGCAGAAGTAA